Proteins encoded within one genomic window of Prauserella marina:
- a CDS encoding oxygenase MpaB family protein — MTTHQDTTETSRRTPVEPLGPDSLTWRYFGDWRGLLIALWAGSMQNMHPGLGAGVEQHSRFFAERWQRLFRSLYPIGGVVYDGPRAEATAREVRGYHDTIKGTDRHGRRYHALDPGTFYWAHATFFVSTLLIAENFMGGLTEAQKRTLFDEHVTWYRMYGMSMRSVPGSWEEFGAYWDHMCADVLEDNKATRDVLDIGAIAKPATLRLLPGPLWRLARIPMAKGFVWLTVGMYDPVVRQRLGYSWSARDERLHRLFGRAVNAAFRLVPFERRYHPRARAGWRRARGADPADTPLVHTPARNLPPEGERDWPTHYSPPLGRTEPKETT, encoded by the coding sequence ATGACGACACACCAGGACACGACGGAAACGTCACGGCGAACACCGGTGGAACCACTCGGGCCGGACTCGCTGACCTGGCGCTACTTCGGCGACTGGCGCGGCCTGCTGATCGCGCTGTGGGCGGGCTCCATGCAGAACATGCACCCCGGTCTCGGAGCGGGTGTCGAGCAGCATTCCCGGTTCTTCGCCGAGCGCTGGCAGCGGCTGTTCCGCTCGCTGTACCCGATCGGCGGCGTCGTCTACGACGGTCCGCGCGCGGAAGCCACCGCGCGCGAGGTCCGGGGTTACCACGACACGATCAAGGGAACCGACCGGCACGGCCGCCGCTACCACGCGCTGGACCCCGGCACGTTCTACTGGGCGCACGCGACGTTCTTCGTCAGCACCCTGCTGATCGCGGAGAACTTCATGGGAGGGCTCACCGAAGCGCAGAAGCGCACCCTGTTCGACGAACACGTGACCTGGTACCGGATGTACGGCATGAGCATGCGATCCGTGCCGGGGTCGTGGGAGGAGTTCGGCGCCTACTGGGACCACATGTGTGCCGACGTCCTCGAAGACAACAAGGCCACGAGGGACGTGCTCGACATCGGCGCGATCGCCAAACCGGCCACGCTGCGGTTGCTGCCGGGACCGCTGTGGCGGCTGGCCAGGATCCCGATGGCGAAAGGGTTCGTCTGGCTGACCGTCGGCATGTACGACCCGGTCGTGCGGCAGCGGCTCGGCTACTCGTGGTCGGCCCGCGACGAGCGCCTGCACCGCCTGTTCGGCCGCGCGGTCAACGCGGCCTTCCGCCTCGTCCCCTTCGAACGCCGCTACCACCCGAGAGCGCGGGCGGGCTGGCGCAGGGCACGGGGCGCGGATCCCGCCGACACCCCGCTGGTGCACACACCAGCGCGTAACCTGCCTCCCGAGGGGGAGCGGGACTGGCCGACGCACTACTCGCCCCCGCTCGGGCGCACGGAGCCGAAGGAGACGACGTGA